The proteins below come from a single Metarhizium brunneum chromosome 1, complete sequence genomic window:
- the aciA gene encoding Formate dehydrogenase codes for MVSLRPLSRSLPIASRAALFSTCSAASARPASLRAAGFANKLSTSPLSSAKPRFLPSSMRALTTAREKVKVLLCTYDGGQHAKDVPELLGTTENELGLRKWLEDQGHTLVTTSDKEGVDSKFEQELVDAEVIITTPFHPGYLKKDRLPKAKKLKLAITAGIGSDHVDLDLANKTNGGITVAEVTGSNVVSVAEHVVMTILVLIRNFVPAHEQVERGDWDVAAVAKQEYDLENKVVGTLGVGRIGERVLRRLKPFNCKLLYHDYQPLSTEKAEELGCELVSFDDLLERCDVLTINCPLHSETEDLFNKDNIAKMKPGSYLINTARGGIIVAKDVAAALESGHLAGYGGDVWYPQPAAPNHPLRTAKNPFGGGNAMVPHMSGTSLDAQKRYAEGTKAILQSYLSGKHDYRPEDLIVHKGSYATRAYGNDKKTS; via the exons ATGGTATCTTTACGCCCCTTGTCCCGTTCTCTCCCTATCGCTTCCCGAGCTGCCCTCTTTTCAACTTGTTCCGCTGCCTCAGCTCGTCCTGCTTCACTTCGAGCTGCCGGTTTCGCCAACAAGCTGTCTACGTCACCTCTGTCTTCTGCGAAGCCACGCTTCCTGCCATCATCGATGCGTGCGCTGACAACCGCGCGTGAAAAGGTCAAAGTTCTCCTCTGTACCTACGACGGCGGCCAGCACGCCAAGGAT GTTCCTGAACTTCTTGGTACGACTGAGAATGAACTTGGCCTTAGGAAATGGCTCGAGGACCAGGGCCACACTCTCGTCACCACATCAGACAAGGAGGGTGTCGATTCCAAGTTCGAGCAGGAACTTGTAGATGCCGAAGTTATCATTACCACGCC CTTCCACCCTGGCTACCTGAAAAAAGATCGCCTTCCCAAGGCTAAGAAGCTGAAGCTCGCTATCACTGCGGGTATCGGCTCAGACCACGtcgaccttgaccttgccaacaAGACTAATGGCGGTATTACGGTCGCCGAAGTCACTGGCAGTAATGTCGTCTCTGTTGCTGAGCACGTTGTTATGACCATCTTGGTATTGATTCGAAACTTTGTCCCCGCCCACGAGCAGGTGGAGCGAGGTGACTGGGATGTTGCGGCCGTCGCCAAGCAGGAATATGACCTGGAGAACAAGGTCGTTGGTACCCTTGGTGTCGGTCGTATCGGCGAGCGCGTTTTGCGACGACTCAAACCGTTTAACTGCAAGCTCCTTTACCACGACTACCAGCCTCTGAGCACTGAGAAGGCGGAAGAACTCGGCTGTGAGCTTGTGAGCTTTGATGATTTGCTAGAACGGTGTGACGTTCTTACTATCAACTGCCCTTTGCATAGTGAGACAGAAGACCTGTTTAATAAGGACAACATTGCCAAGATGAAGCCTG GCTCATACCTCATCAACACTGCCCGTGGCGGTATTATTGTGGCAAAAGACGTCGCCGCGGCCCTCGAGTCTGGCCACCTAGCCGGTTACGGCGGTGATGTGTGGTACCCTCAGCCCGCCGCCCCGAACCACCCACTGCGAACCGCCAAGAACCCGTTTGGAGGTGGCAACGCCATGGTCCCCCACATGTCTGGAACTTCGCTTGATGCTCAGAAGCGCTATGCCGAGGGTACCAAGGCTATTCTTCAAAGCTACTTGAGCGGCAAGCATGACTACCGTCCCGAGGACTTGATTGTTCACAAGGGCAGCTATGCCACCAGAGCCTACGGCAATGACAAGAAAACATCTTGA